One window from the genome of Metabacillus flavus encodes:
- a CDS encoding YpzI family protein, with protein MGKDRQEKKLRESKRVESDRDQKLENNGATSLESTEQSRERNER; from the coding sequence ATGGGAAAGGACCGTCAAGAAAAGAAATTGAGGGAAAGCAAGCGTGTCGAATCTGATCGCGATCAAAAACTGGAAAATAACGGAGCCACAAGCCTTGAAAGTACAGAACAATCAAGGGAGAGAAATGAAAGATGA
- a CDS encoding YphA family membrane protein yields MQGILFYWVSWALWIACTFLMNKSNLRTFFSFFLLLLIISAGLYISLPAGEMGAAFLMLYIGCSGAAAYRRLHRSLRFMVSALGITAGYTGIKLMQLFDPVWFTISPFFVLFMIIFIAAGLLGKSFPEKVCLFLIGICNGEMLYEYIILPVSGALSIGQETFLDFSLLGMAGFSIWGLMEWYSNLGNQTYQKPSKAKQSRNA; encoded by the coding sequence ATGCAGGGGATATTATTTTACTGGGTCTCTTGGGCTTTATGGATCGCTTGTACGTTTCTTATGAATAAATCGAATCTCAGGACTTTTTTTTCATTTTTTCTTCTTCTGCTGATTATTTCTGCAGGATTATATATTTCTTTGCCAGCTGGAGAAATGGGAGCGGCTTTTTTAATGCTTTACATAGGATGCAGCGGAGCGGCAGCCTATCGCAGATTGCATCGATCTCTTCGGTTTATGGTGAGCGCCCTTGGAATTACCGCTGGATATACCGGTATAAAGCTCATGCAGCTTTTTGATCCAGTCTGGTTTACGATCAGTCCGTTTTTTGTATTATTCATGATCATTTTTATTGCAGCAGGATTGCTGGGTAAATCTTTTCCCGAAAAAGTGTGTTTATTTTTGATTGGAATCTGCAATGGAGAAATGCTGTATGAATATATAATCCTCCCCGTCTCGGGAGCACTAAGTATAGGCCAGGAAACGTTTCTGGATTTTTCATTGCTCGGTATGGCCGGTTTTAGTATATGGGGGCTGATGGAGTGGTATTCAAACCTCGGTAATCAAACCTACCAAAAGCCAAGTAAGGCAAAGCAAAGCCGGAACGCCTAA